The following are encoded together in the Acidobacteriota bacterium genome:
- a CDS encoding SMC family ATPase gives MKLESLTVRGFMTAFAGKEVTIDFRKLPAGLIALVGGNGEGKTTLLEAAPAGLYREMLSRTGDLKSYAMDRDSFIAASWKLDDTTWYQSRLTVDGIKGGASAALHASDDKGVRPLNDGKVSTYDGAVAKVFPPLHVFKASAFAAQNKSGSFVKAEKKDRRDIFNSLLGVDRLVRMSEAAKGAAAEVDKVRTRVKAEVDVLERETAPSVTELLTEQAAHLADAQASAERRRDDLAVCIAGVEQRLAMLSDQVGAHAAATHKVAQLAAARVDAEAALAAHVAEDLAATLAESRALMTLQLRHDEKLRDVSARDAKGAIADAEELQAITNELRTKLAGIQTKLDGNATIQGMADDIRAAVTTIERLTPEVSRLRAERDALVEQQTALATRQAENEKVIAGFTKPQTELDRATTDAALLEHVPCGGRGEFAGCQLLVNAKTAEGLIADLRAQLAGVAAANETRTALLDESRANAQALVSKKATLLDVELQLLAAQEPAKYSEKLAGSDARVKELNDWKVDAEKDAAQRTKETRGRHVTAAEQRSAERVTLVEEFEAAKSDSSTRAAARLEAAKLKQSGLSAAASTAAAAHASALDELQALENGNQMATALQAELAEKRADRDAAVTAVATAIADFNATVLRQSDIYDQRKHLTVLQGRLTRLDTELLEWQLLQKALDRDGLPALETDQAGPEISATTNQILADCFESRFSVELVTQVAKADGKGMKDEFTVLVTDNQTGDVRDISDLSGGEEVIVAEALMNAIAIYVNERSDVRILTLFRDETTGALTKENTQRYIQMLRKVMELGGFHQVLFISHDPDAYALADAQLLVASGTVTPKLPPYLQEAA, from the coding sequence ATGAAGCTCGAATCCCTCACCGTCCGCGGCTTCATGACGGCGTTCGCCGGCAAGGAAGTCACGATCGACTTTCGTAAGCTGCCGGCGGGTCTCATCGCCCTGGTCGGTGGCAACGGCGAAGGTAAGACCACGCTCCTCGAGGCGGCGCCGGCAGGCCTCTACCGCGAGATGCTGTCCCGCACCGGCGACCTGAAGTCCTACGCGATGGACCGCGACAGCTTCATCGCGGCGTCTTGGAAGCTCGACGACACGACCTGGTATCAGTCGCGCCTGACCGTTGACGGCATCAAGGGCGGCGCCAGCGCGGCGCTTCATGCGTCCGACGACAAGGGCGTGCGGCCGCTGAACGACGGCAAGGTCAGCACCTACGACGGCGCCGTCGCGAAGGTGTTCCCGCCGCTCCATGTCTTCAAGGCCTCGGCGTTCGCCGCCCAGAACAAGTCGGGCTCGTTCGTGAAGGCCGAGAAGAAGGACCGGCGCGACATCTTCAATTCGTTGCTGGGCGTCGACCGCCTGGTCAGGATGAGCGAAGCCGCGAAGGGCGCGGCCGCGGAAGTCGACAAGGTCCGCACGCGGGTGAAGGCCGAGGTCGACGTGCTCGAGCGCGAGACCGCGCCGTCGGTGACGGAGCTGCTTACCGAGCAGGCCGCGCACCTGGCCGACGCGCAGGCCTCGGCCGAACGCCGTCGTGACGACCTGGCTGTCTGTATCGCAGGCGTCGAGCAGCGGCTGGCGATGCTGTCCGACCAGGTGGGCGCGCACGCGGCCGCCACACATAAAGTGGCGCAGCTCGCCGCGGCCCGCGTCGATGCCGAGGCGGCGCTGGCGGCGCACGTCGCCGAGGACCTGGCCGCCACGCTGGCCGAGTCACGAGCCCTGATGACGCTGCAACTGCGTCACGACGAGAAGCTGCGGGACGTCAGCGCCCGCGACGCGAAGGGCGCGATCGCTGACGCCGAGGAACTGCAGGCGATCACCAACGAACTGAGGACGAAGCTCGCCGGCATCCAGACCAAGCTCGATGGCAACGCCACCATCCAGGGCATGGCCGACGACATCCGCGCGGCCGTCACGACGATCGAGCGCCTGACACCGGAGGTCAGCCGGCTCCGCGCGGAGCGGGACGCTCTGGTCGAGCAGCAGACCGCGCTGGCCACACGCCAGGCCGAGAACGAGAAGGTCATCGCGGGCTTCACGAAGCCGCAGACCGAACTGGACCGCGCGACGACCGACGCCGCGCTGCTCGAGCACGTGCCCTGCGGCGGCCGCGGCGAATTCGCCGGCTGCCAGCTGCTCGTCAACGCCAAGACGGCCGAGGGCCTGATCGCGGACCTGCGGGCTCAGCTCGCCGGCGTGGCGGCCGCGAACGAAACCCGGACGGCGTTGCTGGACGAATCGCGGGCGAACGCGCAGGCGCTGGTCAGCAAGAAGGCCACGCTCCTCGATGTCGAGCTGCAACTCCTGGCCGCCCAGGAACCGGCGAAGTACTCGGAGAAGCTCGCGGGCTCCGACGCCCGCGTCAAGGAACTGAACGACTGGAAGGTCGACGCCGAGAAGGATGCGGCCCAGCGCACCAAGGAGACCCGCGGTCGCCACGTCACCGCCGCGGAGCAGCGCAGCGCCGAACGCGTGACGTTGGTGGAAGAGTTCGAAGCCGCGAAGTCAGACTCTTCCACCCGCGCCGCGGCCAGACTCGAGGCCGCGAAGCTCAAGCAATCCGGCCTGTCGGCGGCCGCGTCGACGGCGGCCGCCGCACATGCTTCGGCCCTCGACGAACTGCAGGCGCTCGAGAACGGCAACCAGATGGCCACCGCCCTGCAGGCGGAACTGGCCGAGAAGCGTGCCGATCGGGACGCCGCGGTCACCGCCGTCGCGACGGCCATCGCTGACTTCAACGCCACCGTCCTGCGCCAGTCGGACATCTACGACCAGCGCAAGCACCTGACGGTCCTGCAAGGCCGCCTGACGCGCCTGGACACAGAGCTGCTCGAATGGCAGCTGCTGCAAAAGGCGCTCGATCGCGACGGCCTGCCGGCTCTCGAGACGGACCAAGCCGGGCCCGAGATCTCCGCGACGACGAATCAAATCCTCGCAGACTGCTTCGAATCCCGGTTCTCGGTGGAGCTCGTCACGCAGGTGGCCAAGGCCGACGGCAAGGGCATGAAGGACGAGTTCACCGTCCTAGTCACCGACAACCAGACCGGCGACGTGCGCGACATCAGCGACTTGTCTGGCGGCGAGGAAGTCATCGTCGCCGAAGCGTTGATGAACGCGATCGCTATCTACGTCAACGAGCGGTCGGACGTCCGGATCCTCACGCTCTTCCGTGACGAGACGACCGGCGCCCTGACAAAGGAGAACACCCAGCGCTACATCCAGATGCTTCGCAAGGTGATGGAGCTGGGCGGCTTCCACCAGGTGCTGTTCATCAGCCACGACCCGGACGCTTATGCCCTGGCCGACGCGCAGCTGCTGGTCGCCAGCGGCACGGTGACGCCGAAGCTGCCGCCTTACCTGCAGGAGGCCGCGTGA